A section of the Pedobacter sp. HDW13 genome encodes:
- a CDS encoding M20/M25/M40 family metallo-hydrolase, producing the protein MNIAEKPLTSHPDLNQLYNEALALLSALVAIPSFSGSEQGTASEIESHLAKHGINTIRKNNNVWCYNKYFDSAKPTILLNSHHDTVKPNEQYSLDPFSALIYDEKIHGLGSNDAGASLVSLISTFIYFYESKDLPFNLCLAATGEEETSGLNGIRSILDDLKPISFAIVGEPTGMHMAIAEKGSMVIDCVAKGRSGHAAREEGDNAIYKAIKDIEWFSHFQFPIEDHLPAPVKMTVTQINAGLQHNIVPGECHFTVDIRFDHNYTPREILNVIINHTLCSFNVRPNVLNPSNIDVLHPLVVAGLALGRKTYVSPTSSDQGWLSMPSVKMGPGESARSHTADEFVLIEEIEEGITLYIHLLESVFKRA; encoded by the coding sequence ATGAATATCGCAGAAAAACCACTGACCAGTCATCCCGATTTAAACCAATTATACAATGAAGCCTTAGCTCTTTTATCCGCTTTAGTTGCCATACCATCTTTTAGCGGTTCAGAGCAAGGAACGGCCAGCGAAATAGAATCGCATCTGGCCAAACATGGTATCAACACCATTCGTAAAAACAATAATGTATGGTGCTACAACAAATATTTCGACAGTGCAAAACCGACCATTCTGCTCAACTCGCACCACGATACGGTAAAGCCCAACGAGCAATATAGCTTAGATCCTTTCAGTGCACTGATATACGATGAAAAAATTCACGGTTTGGGCAGTAACGATGCGGGGGCTTCGCTGGTATCGCTCATTTCGACCTTTATCTACTTTTACGAATCGAAAGACCTGCCTTTCAATTTATGCCTGGCAGCCACCGGAGAAGAAGAAACTTCAGGTTTGAATGGTATCAGGAGCATTTTAGACGATCTTAAACCCATTTCTTTTGCCATAGTTGGCGAGCCAACCGGTATGCACATGGCCATTGCCGAAAAAGGTTCGATGGTGATTGATTGTGTAGCCAAAGGACGCTCGGGCCACGCCGCGCGCGAGGAAGGGGATAATGCCATCTACAAGGCCATTAAGGATATCGAATGGTTTTCGCATTTTCAGTTTCCGATTGAGGATCATTTGCCTGCCCCGGTAAAAATGACTGTTACACAAATCAATGCGGGTTTGCAGCATAATATTGTGCCTGGCGAATGCCATTTTACGGTCGATATCCGTTTCGATCACAATTATACCCCGCGTGAGATCCTGAATGTAATTATCAACCACACGCTATGCAGTTTCAACGTGCGTCCAAATGTGCTCAATCCATCCAACATCGATGTGCTGCATCCTCTTGTTGTTGCCGGATTGGCTCTGGGCAGAAAAACCTATGTTTCGCCTACCAGTTCCGATCAGGGCTGGTTGAGTATGCCATCGGTAAAAATGGGGCCGGGCGAATCGGCCAGATCGCATACGGCCGATGAGTTTGTGCTGATTGAAGAAATTGAAGAAGGGATAACCCTCTATATCCATTTGCTCGAATCTGTTTTTAAAAGGGCATAA
- a CDS encoding glycoside hydrolase domain-containing protein, which yields MKFSVQIVGALLFFSLNVLSQQKTNIFSVSSAKPVDQVNVFLGSSADHGQMSPAASYPFSMLSIGPQTYPKTHTGYEYLAKKFEGFTHNRFEGVGCQGSGGNIFIKPFLGADPAQSELIKASEKASPGYYEVGFENKIKASFTVLGKAGKHAYQFPVGAKGFYLDLGYAFNGAFVAEEHEVNGNTVSGWITSRTTCGAGKYKLFYYLEIGEDVSWKVLDEHKLIATLQSGITTAGINIALSSVSVAAAKASINKNAFAAVKAQSHEDWNTNLSKIAVNGDLESAKLFYSLLYRTMQSPYVISETDGAYRNTKGEEQKDKEIRYNGWAIWDNYRTQLPLLSLVAQDRYAGMVTSIADLYQSGKKDYAGQNEPSNTVRSEHAIVVLLDAYRKGYPVDFNKIADSLVKEVNGLDYKSPDKALESSYDNWALAEIFKILKNKEKSDFYLAKALEYKKYWNKDFKDMSKNDVDRMQARGLYQGTIWQYRWFVPYDFKGLVELDGGEESYLAKLDEFFAHDLYNHANEPDLQVPLMYNVTKSGYKSQYWMHQLAADTVIQNYFNDNSRGIGSYIGKIYRNQPHAYLRTMDDDAGAMSAWYVFAASGFSPACVGWPVYYLNVPLFPTVTYSLPKGKTFKIETVNFSLKNKYIKEVFLNGKLFKKNYITQDDINAGGILKIVSSATPVKVSDTENWISSLEN from the coding sequence ATGAAGTTTTCTGTTCAAATAGTAGGGGCTCTATTGTTCTTCTCGTTAAACGTTTTATCACAACAAAAAACGAATATATTTTCCGTTAGTTCGGCAAAACCTGTTGATCAGGTAAATGTTTTTTTAGGCTCATCTGCAGACCATGGGCAGATGTCGCCGGCCGCGTCTTACCCTTTTAGCATGTTAAGCATTGGTCCTCAAACTTACCCTAAAACGCATACCGGTTACGAATATCTTGCCAAGAAATTTGAAGGCTTTACCCATAACCGTTTCGAAGGGGTAGGATGCCAGGGATCAGGCGGAAATATTTTTATCAAACCTTTCTTAGGCGCTGACCCGGCACAATCAGAATTAATCAAAGCATCAGAAAAAGCCTCTCCTGGCTATTACGAAGTTGGCTTTGAAAATAAAATTAAAGCCAGTTTTACTGTTTTAGGCAAAGCCGGCAAACATGCCTATCAGTTTCCGGTTGGGGCTAAAGGCTTTTACCTTGATTTAGGTTACGCTTTTAACGGTGCTTTTGTGGCCGAAGAACATGAAGTGAACGGCAATACTGTTAGCGGTTGGATTACCTCACGCACAACCTGCGGTGCCGGTAAATACAAATTGTTTTACTATCTGGAAATAGGTGAAGATGTATCCTGGAAAGTGCTTGATGAACATAAGTTAATCGCAACACTACAGTCCGGTATAACCACAGCAGGTATTAACATTGCCCTTTCATCGGTAAGTGTAGCTGCCGCAAAGGCTTCTATCAATAAAAATGCATTTGCTGCAGTAAAAGCGCAGAGCCATGAAGACTGGAATACCAATTTGTCTAAAATTGCAGTAAATGGCGATTTGGAAAGTGCAAAATTATTCTACTCGCTATTGTACCGCACCATGCAATCGCCATACGTTATTTCAGAAACTGACGGTGCCTACCGCAACACCAAAGGCGAGGAGCAAAAAGATAAGGAAATTCGTTACAATGGCTGGGCCATCTGGGATAATTACCGTACGCAGCTGCCTTTACTTTCGCTAGTTGCGCAAGACCGTTACGCAGGTATGGTTACCTCAATTGCCGATCTTTATCAATCAGGCAAAAAAGATTATGCCGGCCAAAATGAGCCTTCCAATACCGTGCGTTCAGAGCATGCCATTGTGGTGTTGCTTGACGCCTACCGTAAAGGTTACCCAGTCGATTTTAATAAAATTGCCGATTCTCTGGTAAAAGAAGTAAATGGTTTGGATTATAAATCGCCTGATAAAGCTTTAGAATCGAGCTACGATAACTGGGCATTAGCCGAAATATTCAAGATATTAAAGAACAAGGAAAAATCTGATTTTTATCTGGCAAAAGCCCTGGAGTATAAAAAATACTGGAACAAAGATTTTAAAGACATGAGCAAGAACGATGTAGACCGCATGCAGGCCAGAGGTTTATATCAAGGTACCATTTGGCAGTACAGGTGGTTTGTGCCTTACGATTTTAAAGGACTTGTTGAGCTTGATGGGGGAGAAGAATCATACCTGGCGAAGCTTGACGAATTTTTTGCCCACGATTTGTACAACCACGCCAACGAACCCGATTTACAGGTGCCGTTGATGTACAATGTAACCAAATCGGGATATAAATCGCAATACTGGATGCATCAATTGGCTGCGGATACGGTAATCCAGAATTACTTTAACGACAATAGTCGCGGTATTGGCAGTTATATCGGTAAAATTTACCGCAACCAGCCACATGCCTACCTGCGTACCATGGATGACGATGCAGGTGCGATGAGTGCCTGGTATGTCTTTGCAGCCAGTGGTTTTTCTCCCGCTTGCGTAGGCTGGCCTGTTTATTATTTAAATGTGCCTTTGTTCCCAACGGTTACTTATAGCCTGCCAAAAGGAAAAACCTTCAAAATTGAAACCGTTAATTTTAGCTTAAAAAACAAATACATTAAGGAAGTTTTCCTGAATGGAAAGCTCTTTAAGAAAAATTATATTACACAAGATGATATCAATGCCGGAGGTATTTTAAAGATTGTTTCAAGTGCAACACCGGTTAAAGTTTCTGATACCGAAAACTGGATTTCCAGTCTCGAAAATTAA
- a CDS encoding DUF2911 domain-containing protein yields the protein MKTMIKSIAMLFTAITISVSAMAQDAQPKPSPAATATGKIKSATITINYSSPAVKGRKIWGGLEAWDKVWRAGANEATTFETDKDITVEGKALPAGKYSFFLIPKESGTWTAIFNKEPKQWGAYKYEEAKDALRVDVKTKALKATQERLVYKIGKSGFSLDWDKISVPVAVK from the coding sequence ATGAAAACGATGATCAAATCAATCGCTATGTTATTTACAGCAATTACAATTTCTGTAAGTGCAATGGCACAAGATGCGCAGCCTAAACCAAGTCCTGCAGCAACTGCAACAGGTAAAATTAAAAGTGCAACCATTACCATTAATTACAGCAGCCCTGCGGTTAAAGGCCGTAAAATTTGGGGTGGCTTGGAAGCATGGGATAAAGTTTGGCGTGCCGGAGCAAACGAAGCTACTACGTTCGAAACTGATAAAGACATTACCGTTGAAGGTAAAGCATTACCAGCTGGTAAATACAGTTTCTTCTTAATCCCGAAGGAAAGCGGAACCTGGACAGCTATTTTTAACAAAGAGCCTAAACAATGGGGTGCTTACAAATATGAAGAAGCTAAAGATGCTTTACGTGTTGATGTAAAAACAAAAGCTTTAAAAGCAACTCAAGAGCGTTTGGTTTATAAAATTGGCAAAAGCGGTTTCTCTTTAGATTGGGATAAGATTTCTGTTCCGGTTGCTGTGAAATAA
- a CDS encoding PIG-L family deacetylase produces MFKRLTAIFTLCLPVMFCAAQQVRPAKSAEIYRELKTLKHLPKVLYLAAHPDDENTGLLSWLINEQNVETAYLSLTRGDGGQNLLGTEQGAALGLIRTHELLEARKLDGAQQFFTRAIDFGFSKNTNDTFKQWDADSITADVVWVIRKFRPDVIICRFPPTAAAGHGQHAASAVVAEKAFKAAADKNMFPNQLKYVSVWQPKRLLWNTFRFGSVNTTAENQLKLTVGQYDAQLGMGYGELAGLSRSLHKSQGAGTQSVAGVRSEYFTHVAGEPVKRTLFDGLSMNWSDKGVGDIDELIDIILLSFNYNQPDKSLHGLLMLRKKVAELSDADLRKDKLAAIDHIILSCVGFMGEVVTNQPEAIAGNSYNFRLNLISRSATPVTLESVNWLNQTDNLNRKLSGDSLITIERKIQIPADALPTEPYWLAKPAKDAATFSVANDTLIGLPEVQSPVNVLLSLKIESEKFDVQLPLSFKKLDPVKGDVVEGLRIIPALDLNFTEPVYFAKEKEGLNVTLRLRANKNINYGKISFKIGNQIVKTFGGVNLAENTINTRNFLIPAEDLAKIKSSQNKLEAVFSSESAEYTKGQVMIQYPHLPTLQYFVPATTWLIKGDVKVLAKKIGYIEGAGDLIPEFLRQAGLQVDVLTEADILNATKLATYDAVVTGVRVINTEKRIKNWQTALRSYVENGGTIVMQYNTTQDMALQDFGIYPLSISGKRVTEENAEVKILKPDHKLLNYPNKITAEDFKGWVQERGAYFPDKWDDKYETLFEMHDTDEEPLQGSTLYAKYGKGNFIYSPLAFFRQLPAGNVGAARLFFNFLSAGK; encoded by the coding sequence ATGTTCAAAAGACTAACTGCCATATTCACCCTATGCTTACCGGTAATGTTCTGTGCCGCCCAACAAGTGCGCCCGGCAAAATCGGCCGAGATTTACCGTGAACTGAAAACCTTAAAGCATTTACCAAAGGTTTTATACTTAGCTGCCCACCCCGATGATGAAAATACAGGCTTACTATCATGGTTAATTAACGAACAAAATGTAGAAACAGCTTATTTATCGCTTACCCGCGGTGATGGTGGACAAAATCTTTTGGGTACTGAGCAAGGCGCTGCTTTGGGCTTGATTAGAACACACGAGCTTTTAGAAGCACGGAAATTGGATGGTGCCCAGCAGTTTTTTACCCGCGCCATTGATTTTGGTTTCTCTAAAAATACAAACGATACTTTTAAACAATGGGATGCCGATAGCATTACTGCCGATGTGGTTTGGGTAATCCGGAAATTCAGGCCGGATGTGATTATCTGCCGTTTTCCGCCTACTGCTGCGGCAGGGCATGGACAACATGCAGCTTCGGCTGTAGTGGCCGAAAAGGCATTTAAGGCCGCTGCCGATAAAAATATGTTCCCAAATCAACTGAAATACGTTTCGGTTTGGCAGCCCAAAAGGTTACTTTGGAATACTTTTAGGTTTGGTTCGGTAAATACCACAGCCGAAAATCAGTTGAAGCTAACTGTTGGTCAGTACGATGCGCAACTGGGTATGGGCTACGGAGAACTGGCCGGATTGAGCAGAAGTTTGCACAAAAGTCAGGGTGCCGGTACGCAGTCGGTTGCCGGTGTACGTTCTGAATATTTTACGCATGTAGCAGGTGAGCCCGTTAAAAGAACACTTTTTGATGGTTTAAGCATGAACTGGTCGGACAAAGGTGTGGGCGATATTGATGAATTGATTGATATTATCCTATTATCTTTCAACTATAACCAGCCCGATAAAAGTTTGCACGGACTGCTGATGCTACGCAAAAAAGTAGCCGAATTGTCTGATGCAGATTTGCGCAAAGATAAACTTGCGGCCATTGATCATATTATTTTAAGCTGTGTAGGTTTTATGGGCGAAGTGGTGACCAATCAGCCCGAAGCCATTGCGGGTAACAGCTATAATTTCCGTTTAAACTTAATTTCGAGATCTGCAACTCCGGTAACTTTAGAAAGTGTGAACTGGTTAAATCAAACCGATAACCTCAATAGAAAACTATCAGGTGATTCGTTGATTACCATCGAACGTAAAATCCAGATTCCTGCTGATGCCTTGCCTACAGAACCCTACTGGCTGGCCAAACCTGCAAAAGATGCCGCAACTTTTAGCGTAGCAAACGATACCTTAATTGGTTTGCCTGAAGTGCAGTCGCCTGTTAATGTATTGCTTTCGCTAAAAATTGAATCCGAGAAATTTGATGTGCAGCTTCCCTTATCTTTCAAAAAACTAGATCCGGTTAAAGGCGATGTAGTTGAGGGGCTTCGCATTATCCCGGCGCTAGATTTGAATTTTACCGAACCGGTTTACTTTGCCAAAGAGAAAGAAGGTTTAAATGTTACCTTACGTTTAAGGGCCAATAAGAATATCAATTACGGTAAAATCAGTTTCAAAATTGGCAACCAGATTGTTAAAACTTTTGGGGGCGTTAATCTGGCCGAAAACACCATCAATACCCGAAATTTTTTAATCCCCGCTGAAGATTTGGCAAAAATTAAGTCAAGTCAGAACAAGCTTGAAGCTGTTTTTTCTTCAGAGAGTGCCGAATATACCAAAGGACAGGTCATGATTCAATATCCTCACCTTCCAACTTTACAGTATTTTGTACCTGCCACAACCTGGTTAATAAAAGGTGATGTAAAAGTATTGGCTAAAAAAATAGGCTATATTGAAGGAGCTGGAGATTTAATCCCCGAGTTTTTAAGACAGGCAGGCTTGCAGGTTGATGTATTAACGGAAGCAGATATCCTGAATGCGACAAAACTGGCTACATACGATGCAGTGGTAACCGGTGTGCGTGTAATTAATACGGAGAAGCGGATTAAAAACTGGCAAACGGCATTGCGGAGTTACGTAGAAAACGGTGGTACCATCGTAATGCAGTACAATACTACACAGGATATGGCACTGCAGGATTTCGGCATTTATCCTTTGAGCATTAGTGGTAAGCGGGTAACTGAAGAAAATGCTGAAGTGAAAATCTTAAAGCCAGACCATAAGTTGTTGAATTATCCCAATAAAATAACTGCTGAAGATTTTAAAGGCTGGGTGCAGGAACGCGGAGCTTATTTTCCTGATAAGTGGGATGATAAGTACGAAACGCTTTTCGAAATGCACGATACTGATGAAGAACCATTGCAGGGATCTACCCTGTATGCCAAATATGGTAAAGGAAATTTTATTTATAGTCCGCTGGCGTTCTTCAGACAATTGCCAGCCGGAAATGTGGGAGCTGCCAGGTTATTTTTTAACTTTTTATCAGCTGGTAAATAA
- a CDS encoding bifunctional 2-polyprenyl-6-hydroxyphenol methylase/3-demethylubiquinol 3-O-methyltransferase UbiG: MNEAWINRWDDRYRTEEFAYGEQPNNYLKEQLEKLNSGTILFPAEGEGRNAVFAAKLGWKVSSFDISAEGKNKAIQLAESNHVSIDYQVGELQHLDYKAEQFDAIALIYAHFPAEIKSAYHKTLDRYLRKGGLIIFEAFSKNHLDYLARNEKVGGPKELDMLFSIEEIKSDFTNYEIVALEEKEIELNEGVFHNGLGSVIRFVGRKK, from the coding sequence ATGAACGAAGCCTGGATAAACAGATGGGACGATAGATACCGTACCGAAGAGTTCGCTTATGGCGAACAGCCCAATAATTACCTTAAAGAACAATTAGAAAAACTAAATAGTGGCACTATACTTTTTCCGGCTGAAGGCGAGGGCCGCAATGCCGTTTTTGCTGCAAAGCTCGGTTGGAAGGTTTCGTCCTTTGATATTAGTGCCGAAGGTAAAAACAAAGCCATTCAGCTTGCTGAAAGTAACCATGTGAGCATCGATTATCAGGTGGGTGAGTTGCAGCATCTGGATTACAAAGCAGAACAATTTGATGCCATCGCATTAATTTATGCACATTTTCCGGCGGAGATTAAATCAGCTTATCACAAAACGTTAGATCGTTATTTACGTAAAGGTGGATTGATTATTTTTGAAGCCTTTAGTAAAAATCACCTTGACTATCTTGCCCGTAACGAAAAAGTTGGTGGGCCAAAAGAACTCGATATGTTATTCTCTATCGAAGAAATAAAATCAGATTTCACCAATTACGAAATTGTAGCGCTGGAAGAAAAAGAAATCGAGCTGAACGAAGGTGTGTTTCATAACGGGCTGGGATCAGTAATCAGGTTTGTGGGCCGGAAGAAATAG
- a CDS encoding DNA alkylation repair protein: MASPLKDLYSPAFYNRLSGALTATIPTFDEQKFVQNIFVPEFDSMELKERMKHTSKVLHHFLPEAYPQRITLLKKTIEQLRVQGIGEDGLAYMFLPDYIETYGIDDFENSVEALEFVTQFVSCEFAVRPFILKYGNEMILRMQQWSVHESHKVRRLASEGSRPRLPWAMAIPFLKKDPASILPILENLKSDPSEYVRRSVANSLNDIAKDHPQVVLAVAKRWSGLSTETDALIKHGSRTLLKQGHTEILKHYGLDDTGIVLKDFKLLTPVVKIGESLAFSFSIRNENPTEQKVRLEYAVYYKKQNGQNTKKVYKISERVYTAGAEVAIIRKQKFVLITTRKFHLGDHQVSIIINGAEKELENFDLKA, translated from the coding sequence ATGGCCAGCCCGCTAAAAGATTTATATTCACCCGCATTTTACAACAGGTTAAGCGGTGCCTTAACCGCCACCATTCCCACTTTTGATGAGCAAAAATTCGTTCAAAATATTTTTGTGCCCGAATTTGATTCGATGGAACTGAAAGAAAGAATGAAACACACTTCAAAAGTATTGCATCATTTTTTACCTGAAGCTTATCCACAGAGAATTACACTCCTCAAAAAAACAATAGAACAGCTAAGGGTTCAGGGTATTGGCGAAGATGGCCTAGCCTATATGTTTTTGCCCGATTATATTGAAACTTATGGAATTGATGATTTCGAAAATTCGGTAGAGGCACTGGAATTTGTTACCCAGTTTGTAAGCTGCGAATTTGCCGTACGTCCCTTTATTTTGAAGTACGGAAACGAAATGATTTTACGCATGCAGCAATGGTCGGTGCACGAAAGCCATAAGGTGCGCAGGCTTGCCAGCGAGGGCAGCAGACCCCGCCTGCCATGGGCGATGGCTATTCCTTTTCTGAAAAAAGACCCTGCCTCCATTTTACCGATTTTAGAAAACCTTAAAAGCGACCCTTCCGAATATGTAAGGAGAAGTGTAGCCAACAGTTTGAACGATATTGCGAAAGATCACCCGCAAGTGGTTTTGGCGGTAGCTAAAAGATGGTCGGGTTTAAGTACCGAAACCGATGCCCTGATTAAACACGGTAGCCGCACCCTTTTAAAACAGGGCCACACCGAAATTTTGAAGCATTACGGTTTGGATGATACCGGCATTGTATTGAAAGATTTTAAGCTTTTGACCCCGGTGGTAAAAATTGGCGAAAGTCTGGCTTTCTCATTTTCTATCCGCAACGAAAACCCTACAGAACAAAAGGTAAGGCTAGAGTATGCCGTATATTACAAAAAGCAAAATGGGCAGAACACCAAAAAAGTATATAAAATTTCTGAAAGGGTTTATACGGCGGGTGCCGAGGTAGCCATTATCCGCAAACAAAAATTCGTATTAATTACCACAAGAAAATTCCATTTGGGCGACCACCAGGTTTCGATAATTATCAATGGCGCAGAAAAGGAACTGGAAAATTTTGACCTTAAAGCATAA
- a CDS encoding N-acetyltransferase codes for MNNSIIFVRVATKADAKYADEIVAETQSSALLRGSGISKRTPASIVEKMIAGKAVIAVTAGGEWAGFSYFESWQNNAFISNSGLIVAPKFRKSGVAKSIKNRIFSLSRRLYPNAKIFSITSGAAIMKMNTQLGFEPVTFAQITQDTAFWESCKSCVNYSILESKNKSNCLCTAMLFSPEHIDQIIASAENTLQLQQNLNLKSI; via the coding sequence ATGAACAATTCAATAATTTTTGTCAGGGTTGCAACCAAAGCGGATGCAAAATATGCAGATGAAATTGTAGCTGAAACACAAAGCTCAGCATTGTTAAGAGGTTCGGGCATTTCGAAAAGAACACCAGCCTCAATTGTCGAAAAGATGATTGCCGGCAAAGCGGTAATTGCAGTAACTGCCGGTGGCGAATGGGCTGGTTTTTCCTATTTCGAAAGCTGGCAAAATAATGCTTTTATCTCCAATTCAGGATTAATTGTTGCGCCAAAATTTAGAAAATCTGGTGTTGCCAAAAGTATTAAGAACCGGATTTTCAGCCTATCACGCCGTTTGTATCCCAATGCGAAAATATTCAGCATAACCTCTGGTGCAGCCATTATGAAAATGAACACTCAACTGGGCTTCGAGCCTGTAACCTTTGCACAAATTACCCAGGATACGGCATTTTGGGAAAGCTGTAAAAGCTGTGTAAACTACTCCATCCTGGAAAGTAAAAATAAAAGTAATTGCTTGTGCACGGCCATGTTGTTCAGTCCCGAACATATCGATCAAATTATCGCCAGCGCCGAAAATACACTCCAATTGCAACAAAACCTAAACCTTAAAAGCATTTAA
- a CDS encoding NAD(P)-dependent oxidoreductase yields MNTTKIGWIGLGNMGIPMATQLIEAGYEVRVYNRSKAKEGTLKEMGALLAQTPKDLIAQTDVVFVMVSDDAAIEAIFNDTDGVLSAEVAGKIIINMSTVSPSISRQMAEACTAKGLHYLDAPVSGSVKQAETGQLVIMVGGDELAFNEVKPILEKLGKLAMRVGETGAGNSAKLAINSLLALYAQGLAETVVFANAQGIKTEDLLNLINNAAIGNIFTKIKGDAIVADQYQAAFALKHIVKDLNLAKAEGISSPLAKTALQTFESASIRYGEEDIIAVIKEVKAD; encoded by the coding sequence ATGAACACAACAAAAATAGGCTGGATCGGATTGGGCAACATGGGCATCCCAATGGCTACACAACTGATTGAAGCAGGATACGAAGTTAGGGTATATAACAGGAGCAAGGCCAAAGAAGGCACTTTAAAAGAAATGGGCGCTTTACTGGCACAAACGCCAAAAGATTTAATTGCACAAACTGATGTAGTATTTGTAATGGTGAGTGATGATGCGGCAATTGAAGCCATTTTTAATGATACAGATGGTGTTTTGAGTGCAGAAGTAGCTGGAAAAATCATCATCAATATGAGTACGGTTTCTCCATCGATCTCCCGGCAAATGGCTGAGGCATGCACAGCGAAAGGTCTCCATTATTTAGATGCACCTGTTTCAGGCAGTGTAAAGCAGGCTGAAACAGGTCAGCTGGTGATTATGGTGGGGGGTGATGAGCTTGCTTTTAACGAAGTTAAACCTATTTTAGAAAAGCTTGGAAAACTGGCCATGCGCGTGGGCGAAACAGGAGCAGGCAATAGTGCAAAGCTGGCGATCAATTCACTATTGGCTTTATACGCCCAGGGACTGGCCGAAACGGTAGTATTTGCTAACGCGCAGGGAATTAAAACCGAAGATCTGCTCAACCTGATTAATAACGCGGCTATTGGCAATATTTTTACCAAAATTAAGGGTGACGCTATTGTAGCTGATCAATATCAGGCTGCCTTTGCACTGAAACACATTGTGAAAGATCTAAATCTGGCCAAAGCAGAGGGAATTTCATCACCTTTGGCTAAAACGGCATTACAAACTTTCGAATCGGCTTCGATAAGATACGGTGAGGAAGATATAATTGCGGTGATTAAAGAAGTTAAGGCTGATTAA
- a CDS encoding sigma-54 dependent transcriptional regulator has product MNGMVLIIDDEKKICSLLSRIIELEGFKTLQANTGKEGLKLLKNNDVSIVISDVKLSDVNGVALVKDIKAIKPFVEIINLTAYGTIADGVLAIKNGAFDYLVKGDDNDKIIPLLYRAMDKSNLQRRVAELENKIAQKHSFETIIGQSKALKEAIDLARKVSVTDTTVLLLGETGTGKEVFAQSIHYASPRAEKPFVALNCSGFSPDLLESELFGYKAGAFTGANKDKKGLLEEANGGTLLLDEIGEMNLDLQAKLLRVLESQTFIKVGDTHTQQVNVRILAATNKDLKGDAATGKFRSDLYYRLSVFTLTLPPLRERKTDIPALAKHYLKAFADKVNRTVPKMDDKILSILTDHGWKGNIRELKNVIERLVILSDGDTLSASALPPEFFEFMPIENEYNLQQIEKQHIQKVLLHTKGNKTETSRLLGIGLTTLYRKIEEYRIKEI; this is encoded by the coding sequence ATGAATGGGATGGTCCTCATCATCGATGATGAAAAGAAAATCTGCAGTTTACTTTCCAGGATTATAGAGTTGGAGGGCTTTAAAACCCTTCAAGCCAATACCGGAAAAGAAGGACTTAAACTTTTAAAAAATAACGACGTAAGCATTGTCATCAGTGACGTAAAGCTGTCCGATGTAAACGGAGTTGCCCTGGTTAAAGATATCAAAGCCATTAAACCTTTTGTCGAAATTATTAACTTGACCGCTTATGGCACCATTGCCGATGGCGTACTGGCCATTAAAAACGGGGCCTTCGATTACCTGGTTAAAGGCGACGACAACGATAAAATTATTCCGCTTTTATACCGTGCAATGGATAAATCCAATCTTCAACGTCGTGTGGCAGAGCTTGAAAATAAAATTGCACAAAAGCATAGTTTCGAAACCATTATCGGCCAATCTAAAGCTTTAAAAGAGGCCATTGATCTGGCCAGAAAAGTAAGCGTAACCGATACTACGGTTTTACTTTTAGGTGAAACAGGTACAGGAAAAGAGGTTTTTGCGCAATCGATCCACTATGCGAGTCCTAGGGCAGAAAAACCTTTTGTAGCACTGAATTGCAGCGGTTTTAGTCCCGATTTACTGGAAAGCGAGCTTTTTGGCTACAAAGCTGGCGCATTTACAGGTGCCAATAAAGATAAAAAGGGCTTATTGGAAGAGGCCAATGGCGGCACTTTGCTATTAGACGAAATCGGCGAAATGAACCTCGACCTGCAAGCCAAGCTATTGCGGGTATTGGAGAGCCAAACCTTCATTAAAGTGGGCGATACCCATACCCAACAGGTAAATGTGAGGATTCTAGCTGCAACCAATAAAGATTTAAAAGGTGATGCCGCTACAGGCAAGTTCCGTTCAGACCTTTATTACCGTTTGTCAGTTTTTACGCTTACACTACCGCCCTTGCGCGAACGTAAGACGGATATCCCTGCTTTGGCTAAACACTACCTCAAGGCATTTGCCGATAAGGTAAACCGGACCGTGCCTAAAATGGACGATAAAATTCTGTCCATACTAACCGACCACGGCTGGAAAGGAAATATACGCGAACTTAAAAACGTAATTGAACGTCTGGTGATTCTATCCGATGGCGATACTTTAAGTGCATCTGCTCTGCCTCCCGAATTTTTTGAGTTCATGCCAATAGAAAACGAATACAATTTACAGCAGATCGAAAAACAGCATATCCAAAAAGTCCTCCTCCACACCAAAGGCAACAAAACAGAAACTTCGAGATTACTCGGTATCGGATTAACTACGCTTTACCGTAAAATAGAAGAGTATCGGATTAAAGAGATTTAA